A stretch of Henckelia pumila isolate YLH828 chromosome 4, ASM3356847v2, whole genome shotgun sequence DNA encodes these proteins:
- the LOC140865674 gene encoding probable BOI-related E3 ubiquitin-protein ligase 3, producing MNNNEESKDARKRKMKGVAVESAEPAHQTNPFNLPGQNFATQDPFPNAPHFISGSNLHAPSILNAAAPFKSFTSMLAFALEDSGTSSSSDSKHQSKELDLIIKSHGEILRGQIEAVMEKNQHSIHYAVEEKTAKKLKEVESDIRKKLRENAELEKKAEHYKTEAQRLHRRVMHLEQVAMSLREGLENATSARRYEENVQEDAESSFVDTERPRLVRLGCMVCEKEIATVMIWPCRHICLCSGCDAVTKSCPFCRSIKTTSVKVNLPLE from the exons ATGAACAACAATGAAG AGTCGAAGGATGCGCGCAAGAGGAAGATGAAAGGAGTTGCAGTAGAATCTGCGGAACCAGCCCATCAAACAAACCCCTTCAATCTTCCAGGCCAAAACTTTGCTACTCAAGATCCCTTCCCCAATGCTCCACATTTCATCAGTGGCAGCAATTTGCATGCTCCATCTATTCTAAATGCAGCCGCGCCATTCAAATCCTTCACATCTATGTTAGCCTTTGCGTTAGAGGACAGCGGTACCTCTAGTTCGTCTGATTCAAAACACCAGAGCAAAGAACTGGATCTAATAATCAAATCCCAT GGTGAAATTCTGAGGGGACAAATTGAGGCTGTAATGGAGAAGAACCAACACTCGATCCATTATGCAGTTGAGGAAAAAACAGCCAAGAAACTTAAAGAGGTAGAATCCGATATACGTAAAAAGTTGAGGGAAAACGCGGAGTTGGAGAAGAAAGCTGAGCATTACAAGACCGAGGCACAAAGGCTGCACAGAAGAGTGATGCACCTGGAGCAAGTGGCTATGTCTCTTAGAGAGGGCTTGGAGAATGCCACGTCAGCACGTCGGTATGAAGAGAATGTGCAGGAAGATGCTGAGTCGTCATTTGTGGATACAGAAAGGCCAAGGCTGGTCAGGCTCGGCTGCATGGTCTGTGAGAAGGAGATAGCAACAGTGATGATATGGCCTTGTCGCCACATTTGCCTCTGCTCGGGCTGCGATGCTGTCACCAAATCATGCCCTTTTTGCCGGTCAATCAAAACTACAAGTGTGAAAGTTAATCTCCCTCTAGAATAG
- the LOC140860689 gene encoding dirigent protein 1-like, translated as MGKFKLHTISILCSLLLLLTYNSYVYGKTAEPVEKWFKKLKKSTTPKFKIVEFYVQDIVSGEGQTVFPVGKANISYTSPTNFGIVVVADDRATVGRNPKSPDLARGQGMAALADLNDRVLYLNVIFYFTEGKYKGSSIDVLGRDPMLVNSRELSITGGTGAFRSARGVTWITNCTPYSPTGYTCFKYTLYFTHF; from the coding sequence ATGGGAAAGTTTAAGCTACACACCATTTCTATTCTTTGCTCATTATTACTGCTTTTGACATATAATTCATATGTCTACGGCAAAACCGCTGAGCCAGTAGAGAAGTGGTTCAAAAAGCTAAAGAAATCGACcacaccaaaattcaaaatCGTCGAGTTCTACGTTCAGGACATAGTGAGCGGCGAAGGACAAACCGTGTTTCCGGTAGGGAAAGCCAACATTTCTTACACTTCGCCCACAAATTTCGGCATAGTAGTGGTTGCGGATGATCGTGCGACCGTCGGACGTAATCCCAAGTCCCCGGATCTCGCCAGAGGGCAAGGGATGGCCGCCTTGGCGGATTTGAATGACAGGGTGTTGTACCTGAACGTCATTTTTTACTTCACCGAAGGGAAGTACAAGGGGAGCTCAATCGACGTATTGGGACGAGATCCGATGTTGGTGAATTCGCGCGAGCTATCTATAACTGGTGGTACCGGTGCTTTTCGATCGGCACGTGGAGTGACTTGGATAACCAATTGCACACCTTATAGTCCCACTGGCTATACTTGTTTCAAATACACTCTGTATTTTACCCATTTTTAG
- the LOC140864887 gene encoding metacaspase-1-like, translating into MLMLVNCSNCRTPLQLPPGATSIRCVICQAVTQIAAAPPAPPQPSYLQNTPSFNGYNNYHPPPPSPYNHAPPGPPPPAHGRKKAVIIGIAYKNTSSELKGCITDAKCMKHLLLSKFMFPESSIIMLTEEETDPTRIPTKHNIRMAMFWLVQGCQPGDSLVFHYSGHGGQQRNYTGDELDGYDETLCPLDFEIQGSIVDNEVNATLVRPLPPGVKLHAIIDSCHSGTVLDLPYLCRMDRNGRYTWEDHRPRNGTWKGTSGGEAISFSGCDDDQTSADTALLSKVTSTGVMTYAFIQAIERGQGATYGSILTAMRSTIRKTDSDLGGGSANSLLSMLLSGASAPSIGLTQEPQLSANEQFDVYAKSFSL; encoded by the exons ATGTTAATGCTAGTGAACTGCTCCAACTGCCGGACGCCCCTCCAGCTGCCGCCGGGCGCCACCTCCATCCGCTGCGTCATCTGCCAGGCCGTCACCCAAATCGCCGCCGCACCACCTGCTCCGCCGCAACCTAGCTATCTCCAAAACACCCCTTCTTTCAACGGCTACAACAACTACCACCCCCCGCCGCCGTCGCCGTACAACCACGCTCCACCAGGCCCTCCTCCGCCGGCTCATGGCCGGAAGAAAGCGGTGATCATCGGGATCGCGTACAAAAACACCAGCAGCGAGCTTAAGGGATGCATTACCGACGCcaaatgcatgaaacatttgCTGCTCTCCAAGTTCATGTTCCCCGAATCCTCCATTATCATGCTTACag AAGAGGAAACTGATCCAACCAGAATCCCAACAAAACACAACATCAGGATGGCCATGTTTTGGCTGGTCCAAGGCTGCCAACCAGGGGATTCACTAGTGTTCCATTACTCTGGACATGGTGGCCAGCAAAGGAACTACACCGGAGACGAACTCGATGGATACGACGAAACGCTCTGCCCCTTGGATTTCGAAATCCAGGGATCCATTGTCGACAATGAAGTTAATGCAACGCTAGTCCGCCCGCTTCCTCCCGGAGTCAAGCTTCACGCGATCATAGATTCGTGCCACAGCGGGACCGTGCTGGATCTGCCCTATCTTTGTAGAATGGACAG GAACGGGCGTTACACATGGGAAGACCATCGCCCGCGAAATGGGACATGGAAAGGCACCAGCGGGGGCGAAGCCATTTCGTTTAGTGGTTGCGATGATGATCAAACCTCCGCGGATACAGCC TTACTATCAAAAGTGACCTCTACTGGTGTTATGACATATGCTTTCATCCAAGCAATCGAACGAGGACAAGGTGCTACGTACGGGAGCATTTTAACCGCCATGAGGTCTACTATTCGGAAAACCGACAGCGATTTGGGAGGAGGTTCAGCGAACAGTCTACTTTCCATGCTTTTATCTGGTGCGAGTGCGCCTAGTATTGGACTCACACAG GAACCACAACTTAGTGCTAATGAACAATTTGACGTCTACGCAAAGTCATTCTCATTGTGA
- the LOC140860688 gene encoding dirigent protein 22-like — MGKLDMSKSFLIYSLIYVAAISGAFAKSGESKGPEPVDKWFAGLKKSFVPKFKFIEIYIQDIRGVANQTVWLVAESNISATSPTFFGQVYLADNILTTTPKFESTRLGRAQGFGAFSDLEVPALFYSWNLVFTSGEYNGSTLSISGRNQVLDYSSEFSIVGGTGHFRMASGVAIGANFLPRDARGISVLKYTLYFTYY, encoded by the coding sequence ATGGGAAAGCTTGACATGAGCAAGAGTTTCTTGATCTACTCACTTATCTACGTCGCAGCGATCTCCGGTGCCTTTGCCAAATCCGGCGAATCCAAAGGCCCCGAACCCGTAGATAAGTGGTTCGCAGGACTAAAGAAATCGTTTGTCCCGAAGTTCAAGTTCATCGAGATATACATCCAAGATATTCGAGGAGTCGCCAACCAAACAGTGTGGTTGGTGGCAGAATCCAACATCAGTGCCACTTCACCGACGTTTTTCGGCCAGGTTTATCTTGCGGACAATATACTAACCACCACGCCCAAGTTCGAATCCACGAGACTAGGACGGGCTCAGGGGTTCGGTGCGTTTTCGGACTTGGAAGTGCCAGCTCTGTTTTATAGCTGGAATCTTGTGTTCACAAGTGGTGAGTACAATGGGAGCACACTGTCTATTTCTGGAAGAAACCAAGTGTTGGATTATTCGAGTGAGTTCTCTATTGTTGGTGGCACGGGACATTTCAGGATGGCGAGTGGAGTTGCCATAGGGGCTAATTTTCTACCAAGGGATGCTCGTGGTATCTCTGTCCTCAAATATACTTTGTATTTCACATATTATTGA
- the LOC140866706 gene encoding probable pterin-4-alpha-carbinolamine dehydratase, chloroplastic: protein MNSTLSPMASTHRTLLYPLLHLPTKPLNYPQKFIPFIKSPCPFKIQAAGSDLLGDFGARDPFPQELESKFGDKVLGFSSTEHKILIPNASALSLAQQDCIPVSQIHQPLSEVEAKQLLFKVVGWRLVHEEGSLRLQCLWKVKDTNCAEVLINRINGAVESTGHVPTLRIEEPNQVRAELWTSSIGGLSMNDFIVAAKIDAIKTSDLIPRKRVWA, encoded by the exons ATGAACTCCACTCTTTCTCCAATGGCTTCCACTCATCGCACACTCTTGTATCCCCTTCTTCATCTTCCTACGAAGCCACTGAACTACCCCCAAAAATTTATCCCTTTCATCAAATCTCCATGTCCATTCAAAATTCAAGCAGCAGGATCAGATTTATTGGGTGATTTTGGAGCGAGGGACCCGTTTCCGCAAGAATTGGAGAGCAAATTCGGGGATAAAGTGCTTGGGTTCTCCAGCACAGAGCACAAGATTTTGATCCCAAATGCTTCGGCTCTGTCTTTGGCTCAGCAAGACTGCATCCCAGTTTCTCAAATTCACCAGCCCTTATCAGAAGTTGAGGCCAAGCAGCTGCTGTTCAAG GTTGTTGGTTGGAGACTTGTACATGAAGAAGGGTCCTTAAGGCTACAATGCTTGTGGAAAGTGAAAGATACAAACTGTGCAGAAGTACTCATCAACCGGATTAACGGTGCTGTAGAATCCACAGGGCACGTTCCTACACTTCGTATAGAGGAGCCTAATCAAGTTAGAGCGGAGCTGTGGACTTCGTCTATTG GAGGTCTAAGCATGAATGATTTCATTGTTGCTGCTAAAATAGATGCGATAAAAACATCCGATCTCATTCCCCGAAAGAGAGTTTGGGCTTAA
- the LOC140860687 gene encoding dirigent protein 22-like yields the protein MGKLDMSKSFFFEGSKSFLIYSLIYAAAISGAFAKTDASKGPEPVDKWFAGLKKSFVPKFKFIEIYIQDIRGVANQTVWLVAESNISATSPTFFGQVYLADNILTTTPKFESTRLGRAQGFGAFSDLEVPALFYSWNLVFTSGEYNGSTLSISGRNQVLDYSSEFSIVGGTGHFRMASGVAIGANFLPRDARGISVLKYTLYFTYY from the coding sequence ATGGGAAAGCTTGACATGAGCAAGAGTTTCTTTTTTGAAGGCAGCAAGAGTTTCTTGATCTACTCACTTATCTATGCAGCGGCAATCTCCGGTGCCTTCGCCAAAACCGACGCATCCAAAGGCCCGGAACCCGTAGATAAGTGGTTCGCAGGACTAAAGAAATCGTTTGTCCCGAAGTTCAAGTTCATCGAGATATACATCCAAGATATTCGAGGAGTCGCCAACCAAACAGTGTGGTTGGTGGCAGAATCCAACATCAGTGCCACTTCACCGACGTTTTTCGGGCAGGTCTATCTTGCGGACAATATACTAACCACCACGCCCAAGTTCGAATCCACGAGACTAGGACGGGCTCAGGGGTTCGGCGCGTTTTCGGACTTGGAAGTGCCAGCTCTGTTTTATAGCTGGAATCTTGTGTTCACAAGTGGTGAGTACAATGGGAGCACACTGTCTATTTCTGGAAGAAACCAAGTGTTGGATTATTCGAGTGAGTTCTCTATTGTTGGTGGCACGGGACATTTCCGGATGGCGAGTGGAGTTGCCATAGGGGCTAATTTTCTACCAAGGGATGCTCGTGGAATCTCTGTCCTCAAATACACTCTATATTTCACATATTATTGA